The Gossypium hirsutum isolate 1008001.06 chromosome D07, Gossypium_hirsutum_v2.1, whole genome shotgun sequence genome includes the window GCGCTCCATTCGAgttttattgaatattttattGAGTTACAAACTAAAAGGTCAACCGAATTCTACTCGGATACACAATAATATGGATATTCGAGAGACGACAAACAAACTGAGGTTATGCAGTTATTGTAGGAACCTAGGGTATACTAAGCCAACATATCATCATTTGGGGGAAACATTGAGGACAAGAACCAATTaacacatttattcatttttttatagacatacaaaaaaagaagcaaacaaacaagcaatttgtacATTTTTTCATTGCTTCTCATTTTTtggtaaattgtaaatattgatatagtattattgatgtaaaaatagtagaatataatataaaaaattccatttttcgtagattgtaaataaataagtatatacTACTGATATGAAAATTACAATAGTATAATAAcccaaacttttaatttttttccttagaTTGTAAATAAGTATATTGTTAATGTAAAATACAGTTGATCaacttttttttgtataattggaataggtacattatggataaaaaatgtaataaaatacaaattaaaagttaataaattaaatgatgatttccatgaaaaaaattaaaaaaaatcattcacgTCATTGGGCCGAATGTCTTCCACAACCTGGTGGGTGTCGGTTCCAAGGAGGATTTCTTCATAGTTGGGGTTCTGACTCCTCacctttttcatcttcatatTCATCTTCACCTCGACCtccatcttcatcttcttcctgtTCTTCCATGCTTAAGTGTCGTGTCGTCCTATGTTGCCATCATATATCATTTGTTTAAGTAACATGTAGTTGCGAAGATGAACCACCTTGGTAGAACAATGACACCGAGGGTGTTTGTGATACTATTGATGGATAAGTGTATGGTGTCGCATAACTCGATTATAGATAAAATAATGGAATTGTCGAAAATGATGGATACACCCGTGTTGTTGTCGACATTGGCGCTCTATATGGTACTTAGGATGGAGGTGGTGCAAAAAATACACCTGCAAAAGGTGTTGATACATGGTACAGTGGTGCATAATATGGTGCTTGTGTATAAAAAACGGGACTAGTGAAAGCACCAAAATAATATGAACCATTCTGATTAGGAGGTGGTGCAACCATCAATGCTACGTGTGGGGTTAGAGCTAATGATGACTCCATCGAGACATGTACTCCCAACCTAGGATTCATGTGGGTTCGTCTCGACCTCATATGACGATGTTGTCTAGCCCTTTCCTCCTCCAAGAGTAGATATGACTTACCATGATGTCTAAACCATGTCATGTAATTTGGAGAGGTCGTCAATTCCGGTGTGAGAATTGATTCACACATAGATATGAAATCGTACCTATGCTCCCAAATGTAGATATATTTGTCATGACATTTCACCCAATCTTTGTTGGTTCTCTCTCGCAAGTCGATTTGTGCAATTCTTCGATGTCTTGGGGTGATGGTGGAATACTTTCCCTAAATCCGAATTGGCGTATCACTCGATGAGATTTGTGCATCTCCACCATCGCGAACTATAAATGGCACCTTGACATGCCAAATATTGCGCTTGGCCAAAAATTTGACTAGGATGAATTCTTGAATTCTCAAATCAGCATATGACGTTCGTTTAAACtatagtaaaaaattataaatttgattatctacccaatattaaatttcaaatccttacgtaaacattatataatttaaaatttcgaAAAGAAATCTCGACTTCCAATTGTTGATTTAATAGTAGCCAGATATTTTCAATGTCGTCCGCTATACCCACATGACTCGCCTCATTGTTCCAcatattcaaataatatgttctttaaaaaatgtaataatgaaaaaaaatattatggtaattatattatcaaatgaattttaccttattaCAAGTGAGAAAGAATAAGGGGTGTTTACTCGGGAATGTAAAAATAGTAGTCGGTACCATGCCCATGATTGCTAAAGGAGTATGCAACCACTGATTATAATTTTTTGTAGTTACGTCGCCCAACACATCTCTCGGTACAATAGGGTCAACACGGTTACTTCCCAATTGAGTCGCCTCACTTCTTTCAAGTCGATGAGTTGTAGTAGCCACCTAAAATATAccagattttgagatttatcggGTATTAGAAGACCCTTGATTAACCTCAGGATAAATGCTCAGGCGTATTGTTCTCTTTCAACGACACTCGCGGAATTGTTGATACAATTGAAATTTTCTTCCAACCATTTCATCTTTATCCGGCTACTAAAAAAATTGTCTGGCACCTTGCTCATAAATTGCGCTCCAATTACCAACGACCACCGCCCCGTAACGACTAACCCATCCACCAGTAAATCGAGTTGTAAAACTACATCCTTGAGTGTAATTGTACACTTACCGCACGAAAGATGAAATGTGTGTCTCGAGTCTCCATCTTTTCACTAAAGCGCTGATAAGAGTAGAATCCAATTTAATCCCCCCAAGCATACAAGATATGTGTAAGAATCTCACCTCTTGCAAGTGTTGTTTAATAAGACGCGGTGCCCTTATAGTTAAATTGTGTATGTACGTCTCTAAAATCTGCTTTTCGGCCTGAttatataaagataaaaaaattataaaattagtaatcttaacaacttaataatgaacttaattaaaattaaaaaatataataatatttttttaccatttacAATTGGATGTCGGAAGTATACTTGTCATGGAAACAAATAAGCAGAATTgtcatcataaaaattaattaaaaataaagacgaaatataaaattaaaacaataagacTTGaagagaaattgaatgaaaaatttagAACTAATAcgttgaaaaaattgaaagaatggaTGAATTGAGAGAATTAGGAAAAAGGGATTTAAATGCAAAAGGAATAAAATGGCTTGAGTTTATATAGCATATAAACTAGTCGCTTCTAGCTGTTGGAAAAAATTTTgcagttgaatttttttttaccgttgggaaAAGTTACCGTTGGTTGAAAATGCGTCCCGTTAGACGTGTTTTCATCTGACTTGGCAGGAAAACGCGTCAAGATGCATTTTTTATTTCTCTCTCCAAATcggtttattttattaaatataaaaaaatacctaaaaccctaattatttCGTAAAAACTACAAATATATCAAATTTACCCTAAAGGCTATCCAAGGGATTAATAATACTCAAATATAAtacttataataaataaattctgATGTTGAAACAAATTTGCAAATTTTGTTTCGAAATTTACAAAAACATACAAATATCCAAGCCACTACCATACATATTTCGGAAAGAAATCATTGGTTCAACTGTTCAATGAACCATAAAAAACTGAAAAAACAACTACACTAACAGAGTCTCAACATCTCACATAGTTCATCTTGAACCTACAATAAACAGATGCATTATCACATGGTTTTTTTTTCCTACAAAATGTGAATGAAATGTACTTCCAATAATAAATACATACAAAGTTAAATGTTTATAAAGAAACCGACCCGGCATCAGTCTTTGAAGACAGCGGCGAACCGGCATTAGTCGTCGTAAGAAGCATGAGGAGCAGCAGTACATCCAGGATCAAATGGATCTTCAGAGCCACAACAATGCCAGTATTGAAATACTTTACCAGATTCAGGTGTATCCATGGTGCCCCCTGCATATACACTCTCAAATTTCCTCTTTGTTTCCCCTGTAAACAAAAATGTTCCTAAAAATGTGAATATGAGAAActtaattgaaagaaaaataacaattttGAGAGTGATCTATCAAAAAGCATATATTGGAAGCTGAAACAAGTGCAAAAAAGGTTCAAAACATGCTCAAACCATGAACACTTTCACCGGACGTGAGGAACATGCAAGTCAACCAGTTCTGACAACCAGACCACTCCGATAAGACATCATCCACATACCTTGCAACTTAAATGATGTCATGTTGCCCACTTAACAAAGATCTTGGAAGGGATCAGCCAACCAACCAAAGGCAGCCATGTGTCCCACAAGATCAACCTATATTAGCCAGTGTTGTTTGAACCGAATCGAACCTACCAGGTAGGTCTGAAGACTGGTTTAACCCGGTTAGATTGAGAACTGATTGAACTGGCAGATAAACTGGCTAAAAACTGattgaaccaaaattttttaattttttttgaatttttaataattttttattcaaatcaatTGAACCAGTCAAACCAATTGAATTGGCGATTTGGTATCCTAACTGACTCAACCAATGGTCCAGTTTAAAAAACATTGATATAAGCTCTCTCTCACCTCAAGGAGGTGCCATGTTCATTGATCCCTTACTATACAAACAGTCCATCCTTTCCCTACCTTCCCTTCGTTCCTTTTCACCACCTACACAATACAACTCTCCACCCTAATAGGGTGAACCGTTCTTGATCTCCATCCCATCTTCCTCCACGTCACTTTCCAATATCGACATATCCTATGTTACTctactttttaagtttttttagtaCTCGTATTCGACACATATCAATGATTTTCCAAGTACATTGAAAAACTCATTTTTGAACACCTATGTGGTGCACATATCCAACGCTCAAACTCGAGAGTTACATAGACTATATCTCAATTATGGCTCCCACAAAGCCAATTGTGGTAAGATATGAACAAGGAATGAACTTATCATTACAAATTATTACTGTTAATTCAACAATTAACTTTGCAAACTGATTATGCAAGATTGTCACCACTCTCATTTAGCTAGAACTTAAACCATTCAACACCCAAAATCATtgataaaaaaactaataataataaaattcaatcAACAATTCCTAAACAAAAGAacccatttttcttttaattatctaAAGCTTAAAACCCCCAAATTTTGACAGAAATACTTTGCCTATGCGGCTATGTTTACAGTTCAAGCATACAACGCTGAAATCAGTGCAAACGAAGTAATGCAGAAAAAAAAATGGTTACCTCCGAAATGGGCAGTGTGAAAATGGCATGCTCGAGGGTGATTGAGCAATGGGTCGAATTGGGTTTTGCAATTCTTGCATGTTTTCAGGTTCTTGGTGCTGGGTTTCGATGTGCAGAAAATTGGAAATAGACCTGATTTGGATTGTATTTGGTGGGTTTTAATAGAAGATAAACAAGGGTTCTTCAATTTGTGGTGAAAATTTGACGGGTTTTTGTGAATATACGGCAAAGAAAAGGGAGAGATTGTTAGAGCCATGTAACAATTAATCTCTTTTGTAGATTTCTTCAAGCTACAACACCCTTTTCGGCTTTTTATTTAACGTCCAGTTTTGGCCTTTTCATATGAATCACCTTTTATGGGGTTAAATTGCACCCAAGATCACTAAATCATTAATAAGTTTACATATtgatcacttaattttaaaatgttacaaaataccttctaaactattcaaaaaaattttatttaagttactagactttttttttttaaatccaattaGTGACCTCCAAATGACAATTTGATAATTCATATATGGACCAATATCTATTGACAAATAAAACATGCCTTAGATCCAAGACAATTTGATGGAAAAGAAAATTGTTTAGATTTTGATTCGAAAATTTGATATGTTGAAAATTaattgatgaaaaaaattaaattgtaaaaaagaaaaagagctcTTGACTAGTATAGGAGGTGCAAACCAAAAAAAAGGCTATACAACCATGATTTTATCAAtcaaataacttaaaatgaaaagttttgaataattcaataaatataatAACCTTCTAATAATTTACCTTAAAACTATAACAACAACATCTTAATAAATGTAACCATAGCAATATTGTGAAATTCAAGGATACCATTTCTAGTTTGAAAAAAGATACTAAAttgaaatccaaatccaaaaacaCCACCAccgatttaaaatataaaaactccaCAGACGGTATATGGGATAATAttctgttatatatatatatatataacctaacATGACCACAAGGATGAAAGAATTTTCCCTTTTTGGCATGCTATGATATGCTGTAATACAATCTCTTTCACCTGTTTTTCCACATCATCCAAGGGTTGGCAAGCATCTACAATCTGCAATCAACACAGAAAACTTTCATCTATGGccaacatatacatatatattacctTCCATGAAGAATCTTTGCGGAGTTTATAGTGTTGGGAGACTTTCCGCTGAAACTCAAGCTGTTCATATCTCTCACCTCCGTAGCCTCCTCTTTCTGCAGCTTTCTGATAGTATGAAACGATATTTCAGTCATATAGggatatttaacataaaaaaaggAAGAAGCAGTTGAGTGCATGACTAACCTCGGGTGTTATGTCGAGATACACGACCAAATCTGGGGCTATTAAACCGATCTCTGGTGCCTGTAAGGAAAGACCTCATTTTGATATGAATGACCATATGCTAAATAATACTTATAACAGTTTGGTTTTTCTGCAGCATGCTTTCACCTTACACCATTCGAAATCAAGTCCTTTAGCAGTTGAGAAAGCAACCCCGGAATAAGAGTAACGGTCCACTATAAGAGTGGTTCCAGCTTTCAGTTTGGTTTCCATCATTGATCTGCAAACAAATAGTTGATCTTACAACTTTGTGTTAAACCCTGATACTACTATCAGAACCACGTGTTTGCGGATATCTTGGTCTAGTTTTCAATGTAGTTTCCAACCAGACAAGATTATTATAGGACAATGTATGTAATAAGTTTCAACACTTACCTCTTCTCCCACCGATTTGCGCTGAAAAGGAGATGAATCGTGTGGTCATCCAACTGCGATTTATTTGTAAGATACGCAGATATCAGCTGTCCGACACTTGTAGTTCTGTCTGGAAATCGCCATAATTCAACTGAATGACCCAATCCCTCCAAATACGAAACCAACCTCCCACATTGTGACGTTTTCCCACTACGATCCAACCCTTCGAAAACAACCAACGCGCCTCTAGATTCATTGTTTGCACTCAAAGGGGTACAATTATCACTGATTTCCATTCTAATGGATCTAAGTGGAAACTCGCTGGAAAGattcaatctcaaattcaatgaTCTCCTCCTCACTAAAAAATCATCGAAATTTCTGAAATCCAACAATTTCGAAGTTACAAGTTCTGTTTTATGGAGTATATAAGACGATTAAACTACCAATTCAAACATGAAAGTACTTACAAAGCCTTAGAAACCGAAAAAGAAGAGCAAGCATATGTTATGTTCCTACTAATGCTACAAACTGCAATTAAGATCGAAATACAAACAGATCCAAGAATTAAACAATTGAACAGACAAATTTGAAGTtgcaactatatatatatacatgtgtgtgtgtgtttatcatataataaacaaatccaaataaaaaaggACAGGTAAAAGTATCACGTAGACCCCTGTACTAGGAGTAAAATTTCATTTTACCCCTTTactaaaaattggtcaaattagtccctatagatagattaaagagcaaactgatCATTTCTGTTAAAGGTTTCctccatttttattgttaaaattccACGCTGACATAAAAGCCCGATTTTTAACGGTAGAAATGGATATCATTTTTAATAGGAGCAGTATGCTCTTGGATCTAACATATAAGAACTAGTTTGCTATTTTTTAAACTAAGGCCTCAATACCATTTGCTTTTGAAATCCAAATTCTCAACACAAACCCACCTTTATagattaatcaaaagttataattaaacaatcgaaGAAAATCCCAACATAAAGAAACGATCTTTGTTCTAAAAGGGGGAAAATATAATGACATAAGACTCAATTTACAGTTAATGGGCAAAAAAGTTGTAATGGGATTAAGAACAAtcatttataaaaacaaaaaacccagaaaatgaaaatggaagagGGTAAGTACCTGAGAGGAACTGCAGCCATTAGAGAGGAAAAATGAGAGATTTTTCGAGGGAAAAAAACTATGGGGacttctataaaaaaaaaaaagagttaaccTTTACCCGCGTAAGTTAAATATATGGTTAAATGTTtcttttagtccctaaactttgtgaaagttgtgaatttagtcttatattttaatttaatcaattttaatcatTGAACTTTTtgaattaatcaattttaatcttattacttttcaaattttaaaattttagtactGAGCCAAATagtaagagttaaatttatttggttaaatttaattatcagtCTCGTACTATTTGTACAATTGTAAATTTAGTACAAATTTTCTAATTATATCATTCAAAGTTTGTAtgcatttttaatttataaatttttgtctTGACTTAAATGATTGTCCTTAATCCATTAACTAAATTTTTAGTTAGTAATGTgtaaaaataataagttaatatGACATTACACTTATAATAATACATTTGTCGCATAACCGtactttaaactttaaaatgtaGAGTAACTTAATTAAAGTATGGTATTAAATTCGCAACTTTTTAAACTACATAGGTAAATTTATCAACTTTAGTACTGAGCTAAAAAGACCAAACCACCCTTTTTCTGACCCCCAATTGATTAATTTTCTTACTCGTCTTTTTCTTTTACccctttcaaaaattccttctaGGGTTTTCGAAAATGGCAAGTAACTGCAACCAAGAAGAACCAAGTACTGCTCCTAAGCCTAATCGATGGTACAATATAAGTTTAGGGTCTTCCCTCAAGGACCAACACCAACCTAATTCCAAGTTCTGTACTTTACGCTGTAAGTACTCATTTCCTCCTTTTAATTTTTTCTGGGTTTTGTTTGCTAACCCAGAAAAAGAAATAGTTTTTCATGGTAAGTATCGCTTTTTTTTTTCTGGGTTCTTAATGTTTTCCGAGAAAACGAAAGAAATTTGTTAACTAGCCATCTTTAATTTCAATGGGATAACTTCATATATTCTTGTTCTATCAGTATTCAGAATTGCAAATCATTGAATTTTAGGCTTTGATGCTCAATGTCATTAACTTGTTAAAAGTACTATAGAGGTCCCATACTAgcagtcaaattgcattttgacctcaaaaaattgtaaattagtTCATGTTCATTAGATCAAACtggtttaaaattttcatttatttctattaaaagcTGGTGCTACTACATggactaatttttaacaataaaaatgaatggaaATTTTATTGGAAagattaatttactctttgattaatttataattttttaagtagaAGAAACAAAATGTAATCTGACTCATAGTAGGACCTTTATAGTA containing:
- the LOC121219357 gene encoding uncharacterized protein — translated: MALTISPFSLPYIHKNPSNFHHKLKNPCLSSIKTHQIQSKSGLFPIFCTSKPSTKNLKTCKNCKTQFDPLLNHPRACHFHTAHFGGETKRKFESVYAGGTMDTPESGKVFQYWHCCGSEDPFDPGCTAAPHASYDD
- the LOC107953926 gene encoding thymidylate kinase isoform X2 translates to MEISDNCTPLSANNESRGALVVFEGLDRSGKTSQCGRLVSYLEGLGHSVELWRFPDRTTSVGQLISAYLTNKSQLDDHTIHLLFSANRWEKRSMMETKLKAGTTLIVDRYSYSGVAFSTAKGLDFEWCKAPEIGLIAPDLVVYLDITPEKAAERGGYGGERYEQLEFQRKVSQHYKLRKDSSWKIVDACQPLDDVEKQVKEIVLQHIIACQKGKILSSLWSC
- the LOC107953926 gene encoding thymidylate kinase isoform X1; the encoded protein is MAAVPLRNFDDFLVRRRSLNLRLNLSSEFPLRSIRMEISDNCTPLSANNESRGALVVFEGLDRSGKTSQCGRLVSYLEGLGHSVELWRFPDRTTSVGQLISAYLTNKSQLDDHTIHLLFSANRWEKRSMMETKLKAGTTLIVDRYSYSGVAFSTAKGLDFEWCKAPEIGLIAPDLVVYLDITPEKAAERGGYGGERYEQLEFQRKVSQHYKLRKDSSWKIVDACQPLDDVEKQVKEIVLQHIIACQKGKILSSLWSC